Proteins from a genomic interval of Kribbella aluminosa:
- the pgl gene encoding 6-phosphogluconolactonase, translated as MTVDPELVIHPDADDLAFSVAARLITAIVDAQSTGGVAHVVLTGGRVAAVVYRAVAESPARVEVDWQRVEFWWGDERFLPAGDPERNETQARDAFLSALDVDPARVHPMPADTGQGAEAAAAAYAAELEAAGSPTFDVLMLGVGPDGHVASLFPGYPQLGVTDVAAVAVHDSPKPPPTRVSLTLPLLDRAREVWFVVSGADKSEAVAKALADGDVPAARPKGENRTLWLLDEAAAQQVR; from the coding sequence ATGACTGTGGATCCGGAGCTGGTGATTCATCCCGACGCCGACGACCTGGCGTTCTCGGTGGCGGCCCGGCTGATCACGGCGATCGTCGACGCGCAGAGCACCGGCGGCGTCGCGCACGTCGTGCTCACCGGCGGGCGGGTGGCCGCGGTGGTGTACCGCGCGGTCGCCGAGTCGCCGGCGCGCGTCGAGGTCGACTGGCAGCGGGTCGAGTTCTGGTGGGGCGACGAGCGGTTCCTGCCGGCCGGCGACCCCGAGCGGAACGAGACCCAGGCGCGGGACGCGTTCCTGTCGGCGCTGGACGTCGACCCGGCGCGGGTGCATCCGATGCCGGCCGACACCGGCCAGGGCGCGGAGGCAGCCGCCGCGGCGTACGCCGCCGAGCTGGAGGCGGCCGGTTCGCCGACGTTCGACGTACTGATGCTCGGGGTCGGTCCCGACGGGCATGTCGCGTCGCTGTTCCCGGGGTACCCGCAGCTCGGCGTGACGGACGTGGCGGCGGTCGCGGTCCACGATTCGCCGAAGCCGCCGCCGACCCGGGTGTCGCTCACGTTGCCGCTGCTCGACCGGGCGCGCGAGGTCTGGTTCGTGGTGTCGGGCGCGGACAAGTCCGAGGCGGTCGCGAAGGCGCTGGCCGACGGTGATGTCCCGGCGGCCCGTCCGAAGGGCGAGAACCGGACGCTGTGGTTGCTGGACGAGGCGGCGGCACAGCAGGTTCGGTGA
- a CDS encoding glucose-6-phosphate dehydrogenase assembly protein OpcA — protein MIIDLTDTTSSEIAAALLKARRNAGSPAMGMVGTIVVVVDEASHHDAMKAANEAGREHPSRVLVAILRPGKGAPGLDAEVRVGEGIPGEAVLLRLHGELAKVPESVITPLLLPDSPVIVWWPGGGPRVPAEDPLGKLGRRRVTDAAATRRASVDYGARAEGYAPGDTDFAWTRLTPWRALMAAALDQYPTRVTGAEVSAARGNPSADLMAAWLQSRLKVPVEQRTSRGPGVTAVRLFTPSGSIALTRPDGAVATFSVPGQPDRPVALKRRTTSELLSEELRRLDPDDVYAKTLACMVERDSMPAEKKKVSETARKSAPLKASAAAKKVVAKKAPGAATKAPGAAKKAVGKKAVGKKTAETRAAAKKVAGSKRVAKR, from the coding sequence ATGATCATCGACCTGACCGACACCACGTCGAGCGAGATCGCCGCGGCGCTGCTGAAGGCCCGGCGGAACGCCGGTTCGCCGGCGATGGGCATGGTCGGAACCATCGTGGTGGTCGTCGACGAGGCGTCCCACCACGACGCGATGAAGGCCGCGAACGAGGCCGGTCGCGAGCATCCGTCGCGGGTTCTGGTGGCGATCCTGCGGCCCGGTAAGGGCGCGCCCGGGCTGGACGCCGAAGTACGTGTGGGTGAAGGCATTCCGGGTGAGGCGGTGCTGCTGCGGCTGCACGGCGAGCTGGCGAAGGTGCCGGAGTCGGTGATCACGCCGCTGCTGCTGCCGGACTCCCCCGTCATCGTGTGGTGGCCGGGCGGCGGGCCGCGGGTTCCGGCCGAGGATCCGCTGGGCAAGCTCGGCCGGCGGCGGGTCACCGATGCGGCGGCGACCCGGCGGGCGTCGGTGGACTACGGCGCCCGGGCCGAGGGGTATGCGCCCGGCGACACCGACTTCGCGTGGACGCGGCTGACGCCGTGGCGGGCGTTGATGGCGGCCGCCCTGGACCAGTACCCGACGCGCGTGACCGGCGCCGAGGTGTCGGCGGCCCGCGGCAACCCGAGCGCGGACCTGATGGCCGCCTGGCTGCAGTCGCGGCTGAAGGTACCGGTGGAGCAGCGGACGTCGCGCGGGCCGGGGGTGACCGCCGTACGGCTGTTCACGCCGTCGGGGTCGATCGCGCTCACCCGGCCGGACGGCGCGGTGGCGACGTTCAGCGTGCCGGGGCAGCCGGATCGGCCGGTCGCGTTGAAGCGGCGTACGACGTCCGAGCTGCTGAGCGAGGAGCTGCGGCGGCTCGACCCGGACGACGTGTACGCGAAGACGCTCGCGTGCATGGTGGAGCGGGACAGCATGCCGGCCGAGAAGAAGAAGGTCTCGGAGACGGCCCGGAAGTCAGCGCCGCTGAAGGCGTCCGCGGCGGCGAAGAAGGTGGTCGCGAAGAAGGCTCCTGGCGCTGCGACGAAGGCCCCTGGCGCTGCGAAGAAGGCTGTTGGCAAGAAGGCTGTTGGCAAGAAGACGGCGGAGACCAGGGCGGCGGCCAAGAAGGTTGCCGGGAGCAAGCGGGTGGCCAAGCGATGA
- a CDS encoding LLM class F420-dependent oxidoreductase gives MTASESTDRPYGAFPARIGLQVQPQHAQYADIRRTVAAAEEIGVDVVFNWDHFYPLSGEPEGLHFECWTMLAAWAEATERVEIGALVTCNSYRNPDLLADMARTVDHISDGRLIFGIGSGWFEKDYDEYGYDFGTAGGRLDALGEALPRIERRWTKLNPKPTRDIPVLIGGGGEKKTLKLVAQHANIWHGFGDAETIAHKHAVLDEHCKTIGRDPGEIERSVGVGDKKPEEVGKQLLDVGTRLFTVHASGPDYDLGLLRDWVAWRDEVNAK, from the coding sequence ATGACAGCTTCCGAGTCCACCGACCGGCCGTACGGCGCGTTTCCCGCACGGATCGGTCTGCAGGTCCAGCCCCAGCACGCCCAGTACGCCGACATCCGGCGGACCGTCGCCGCGGCCGAGGAGATCGGCGTCGACGTGGTGTTCAACTGGGACCACTTCTACCCGCTCAGCGGTGAGCCCGAGGGCCTGCACTTCGAGTGCTGGACCATGCTGGCCGCCTGGGCCGAGGCGACCGAGCGGGTCGAGATCGGCGCCCTGGTCACCTGCAACTCCTACCGCAACCCCGACCTGCTCGCCGACATGGCGCGCACCGTCGACCACATCAGTGACGGCCGGCTGATCTTCGGTATCGGCTCCGGCTGGTTCGAGAAGGACTACGACGAGTACGGCTACGACTTCGGTACGGCGGGCGGCCGGCTGGACGCCCTCGGCGAGGCACTGCCGCGGATCGAGCGGCGCTGGACCAAGCTCAACCCGAAGCCGACCCGGGACATCCCGGTGCTGATCGGCGGCGGCGGCGAGAAGAAGACGCTGAAGCTGGTCGCCCAGCACGCGAACATCTGGCACGGCTTCGGTGACGCCGAGACGATCGCGCACAAGCACGCCGTACTGGACGAGCACTGCAAGACGATCGGCCGCGACCCCGGCGAGATCGAGCGCTCGGTCGGCGTCGGCGACAAGAAGCCCGAGGAGGTCGGCAAGCAACTGCTCGACGTCGGCACCCGGCTGTTCACCGTGCACGCCTCCGGTCCGGACTACGACCTCGGTCTGCTCCGCGACTGGGTCGCGTGGCGCGACGAGGTCAACGCCAAGTAG
- a CDS encoding NADPH-dependent F420 reductase produces MRIGTLGNGMMAEALAGGWVRAGHDVMIGGRSVERAAAVAERVGAAAGTLEEAAEYGEVVLLAVPAEVAVEVARLVLDGTTLIDCTNAVDHRDFTLAQDSVAEAISAAVGPGVSVVKAFNLAADTVWRNPPAGLGVPICGDVLAGPGAPIRGTAGVEVVAELVRDLGCVPVAAGGLVRAKLLEATAVLAIGIWVGGGDVRGMFPPLAVAIGTVAPG; encoded by the coding sequence ATGCGAATCGGGACACTGGGCAACGGGATGATGGCCGAGGCTCTTGCCGGCGGATGGGTGCGCGCGGGGCACGACGTGATGATCGGTGGTCGGTCGGTCGAGCGGGCTGCTGCGGTGGCCGAGCGGGTCGGCGCGGCCGCGGGAACGTTGGAGGAGGCGGCAGAGTACGGCGAGGTGGTGCTGCTGGCTGTGCCCGCGGAGGTTGCGGTTGAGGTGGCCCGGCTGGTGCTGGACGGTACGACGCTGATCGACTGCACGAATGCCGTGGATCACCGAGACTTCACGCTGGCGCAGGACTCGGTTGCAGAAGCGATCAGCGCGGCGGTGGGGCCGGGGGTGAGCGTCGTGAAGGCGTTCAACCTGGCGGCCGACACGGTGTGGCGAAACCCGCCGGCCGGCCTCGGCGTGCCGATCTGCGGCGACGTCCTGGCCGGCCCCGGCGCGCCGATCCGTGGAACTGCCGGGGTGGAGGTTGTGGCGGAGCTGGTCCGGGATCTCGGGTGTGTGCCGGTCGCCGCCGGCGGTCTGGTCCGCGCGAAGTTGCTGGAGGCAACCGCTGTGCTGGCGATCGGGATCTGGGTCGGCGGGGGAGACGTGCGCGGCATGTTCCCGCCCTTGGCCGTCGCCATCGGCACAGTCGCACCCGGCTGA
- a CDS encoding glucose-6-phosphate isomerase has product MTAVTTQNGDWTEVVDKLVAEKIASRIAAKDATIWGPEAEHEASVRLGWVDLHETSRPLLAEIEALLADLRSEGLTRIVLSGMGGSSLAPEVITRTAGVELVVLDSTDPSVVKRALDGDLSKTVIVVSSKSGGTVETDSHRRTFAKAFTDAGIDAASRIVVVTDPGSPFEKLSKDEGYRKTFLADPNVGGRYSALTAFGLVPSGLAGADIAELLDQAAEAAPALQADSTDNPALWLGAVLAASPGRDKAIITADGSDIVGFPDWAEQLIAESTGKNGTGVLPVAVEVTAPELRSEAADLTNALLADKATSGVPTALTSGSLGGQMLLWETATAVAGYLLGINPFDQPDVESAKKAARGLLDAQPKPEAAAFTEGAVEVRGSEGLLDGVDSLKGAVDALLGKLDSVGYVAVMAYLDSERDADLLALRPALATKTGRPTTFGWGPRFLHSTGQYHKGGHPEGVYLQITGAHPVDVEIPDRPFTFGTLISAQAAGDANVLAERGRPVLRLHLTDVASGVRQLLSLFQ; this is encoded by the coding sequence GTGACTGCTGTAACGACTCAGAACGGCGACTGGACCGAGGTCGTCGACAAGCTCGTCGCCGAGAAGATCGCGTCCCGGATCGCCGCGAAGGACGCGACCATCTGGGGTCCCGAGGCCGAGCACGAGGCGTCCGTCCGGCTCGGCTGGGTGGACCTGCACGAGACCTCGCGGCCGCTGCTGGCCGAGATCGAGGCGCTGCTCGCGGACCTGCGGTCCGAGGGCCTGACCCGGATCGTGCTGTCCGGCATGGGCGGCTCCTCGCTGGCTCCCGAGGTCATCACCCGGACGGCGGGCGTCGAGCTCGTCGTACTGGACTCGACCGACCCGAGTGTCGTGAAGCGCGCACTCGACGGTGACCTGTCGAAGACCGTGATCGTGGTGTCCAGCAAGTCCGGCGGCACGGTCGAGACCGACAGCCACCGGCGTACCTTCGCGAAGGCGTTCACCGACGCCGGCATCGACGCGGCCTCGCGGATCGTCGTCGTGACGGACCCGGGTTCGCCGTTCGAGAAGCTGTCGAAGGACGAGGGCTACCGCAAGACGTTCCTCGCCGACCCGAACGTCGGCGGCCGGTACAGCGCGCTGACCGCGTTCGGCCTGGTGCCGTCCGGTCTGGCCGGTGCCGACATCGCCGAGCTGCTCGACCAGGCGGCCGAGGCTGCTCCGGCGCTGCAGGCCGATTCGACCGACAACCCGGCGCTCTGGCTCGGCGCCGTACTGGCGGCCAGCCCGGGCCGGGACAAGGCGATCATCACGGCCGACGGCTCCGACATCGTCGGCTTCCCGGACTGGGCCGAGCAGCTGATCGCGGAGAGCACTGGCAAGAACGGCACCGGCGTACTGCCGGTCGCGGTCGAGGTGACCGCGCCGGAGTTGCGCAGCGAAGCGGCCGACCTGACCAACGCGCTGCTGGCGGACAAGGCGACGAGCGGTGTGCCGACGGCGTTGACGTCAGGGTCCCTCGGCGGGCAGATGCTGCTGTGGGAGACGGCGACGGCGGTGGCGGGCTACCTGCTCGGCATCAACCCGTTCGACCAGCCGGACGTGGAGAGCGCGAAGAAGGCGGCCCGCGGTCTGCTCGACGCGCAGCCGAAGCCGGAGGCCGCCGCCTTCACCGAGGGCGCTGTCGAGGTCCGCGGTTCCGAGGGTCTGCTGGACGGTGTCGACTCGCTCAAGGGCGCGGTGGACGCGCTGCTCGGCAAGCTCGACTCCGTCGGATATGTGGCCGTGATGGCGTACCTCGACTCGGAGCGCGACGCCGACCTGCTGGCGCTCCGTCCGGCGCTGGCCACGAAGACGGGTCGCCCGACGACCTTCGGCTGGGGCCCGCGATTCCTGCACTCGACGGGTCAGTACCACAAGGGCGGCCACCCGGAGGGCGTGTACCTGCAGATCACCGGTGCGCACCCGGTCGACGTGGAGATCCCGGATCGGCCGTTCACGTTCGGCACGCTGATCTCGGCGCAGGCCGCCGGTGACGCGAACGTGCTGGCCGAGCGCGGGCGTCCGGTGCTGCGGCTGCACCTGACGGACGTCGCGAGCGGCGTACGGCAACTCCTGTCCCTGTTCCAGTAA
- the zwf gene encoding glucose-6-phosphate dehydrogenase, translating into MTAELDEQPTGADGYRNPLRDPQDRRLPRIAGPCGLVIFGVTGDLARKKLMPAVYDLANRGLLPPGFALVGFARRDYTNQDFAQIVHDSVKEHARTPFREEVWQQLSEGFRFVPGDLTDDAAFERLRETVDELDVTRGTGGNHAFYLSIPPGLFPEVVRQLSEHGLTDEKPGSWRRVVIEKPFGHDLKSARELNHVVESVFPPEAVFRIDHYLGKETVQNILALRFANAMFEPIWNSNYVDHVQITMAEDIGIGGRAGYYDGIGAARDVIQNHLLQLLALVAMEEPVSFDAWSLRQEKKKVLNAVQLPERLDLHSARGQYAAGWAGGVKVKGYLQEDGIPSTSATETFAALRVDVDTRRWAGVPFYLRTGKRLGRRVTEVAVMFKRAPHLPFTKTETEELGQNALVLRIQPDEGITVRFGAKVPGTSMEIRDVNMDFMYGGSFTESSPEAYERLILDVLLGDPPLFPQHTEVELGWKILDPVLDYWARHGKPEQYASGDWGPDSAHEMLARDGRAWRRP; encoded by the coding sequence ATGACCGCTGAGCTCGACGAACAGCCGACAGGTGCTGACGGCTACCGGAACCCGCTGCGCGATCCGCAGGATCGGCGGCTGCCGAGGATCGCCGGGCCGTGCGGCCTGGTGATCTTCGGGGTCACCGGCGACCTGGCCCGGAAGAAGCTGATGCCGGCGGTCTACGACCTGGCGAACCGGGGGCTGCTGCCCCCGGGTTTCGCCCTGGTCGGGTTCGCCCGCCGGGACTACACCAACCAGGACTTCGCCCAGATCGTGCACGACTCGGTGAAGGAGCACGCCCGGACTCCCTTCCGCGAGGAGGTCTGGCAGCAGCTCTCCGAGGGCTTCCGGTTCGTGCCGGGTGACCTGACCGACGACGCGGCGTTCGAGCGGCTGCGGGAGACGGTCGACGAGCTCGACGTCACCCGCGGTACCGGCGGGAACCACGCGTTCTACCTGTCGATCCCGCCGGGGCTGTTCCCGGAGGTCGTCCGGCAGCTGTCCGAGCACGGGCTGACCGACGAGAAGCCCGGCTCCTGGCGGCGGGTGGTGATCGAGAAGCCGTTCGGTCACGACCTGAAGAGCGCCCGCGAGCTGAACCACGTCGTCGAGTCGGTGTTCCCGCCCGAAGCGGTCTTCCGGATCGACCACTACCTGGGCAAGGAAACGGTCCAGAACATCCTGGCCCTGCGGTTCGCGAACGCGATGTTCGAGCCGATCTGGAACAGCAACTACGTCGACCACGTGCAGATCACGATGGCCGAGGACATCGGCATCGGCGGCCGCGCCGGGTACTACGACGGCATCGGCGCCGCCCGGGACGTGATCCAGAACCACCTGCTCCAGCTGCTCGCGCTGGTCGCGATGGAGGAGCCGGTCAGCTTCGACGCCTGGTCACTGCGCCAGGAGAAGAAGAAGGTGCTGAACGCCGTACAACTGCCGGAGCGCCTGGATCTGCACAGTGCCCGCGGGCAGTACGCGGCCGGCTGGGCCGGTGGCGTGAAGGTCAAGGGCTACCTGCAGGAGGACGGCATCCCGTCGACCTCCGCGACCGAGACGTTCGCGGCGCTCCGGGTCGACGTCGACACCCGGCGCTGGGCGGGCGTCCCGTTCTACCTGCGGACCGGCAAGCGGCTCGGCCGCCGGGTCACCGAGGTCGCGGTGATGTTCAAGCGCGCGCCGCACCTGCCGTTCACCAAGACCGAGACCGAAGAGCTCGGCCAGAACGCGCTGGTACTGCGGATCCAGCCGGACGAGGGCATCACGGTCCGCTTCGGCGCCAAGGTGCCCGGTACGTCGATGGAGATCCGCGACGTGAACATGGACTTCATGTACGGCGGCTCGTTCACGGAGTCCTCCCCCGAGGCGTACGAGCGGCTGATCCTCGACGTACTGCTCGGTGATCCGCCGCTGTTCCCGCAGCACACCGAGGTAGAGCTGGGCTGGAAGATCCTCGACCCGGTGCTGGACTACTGGGCCCGGCACGGCAAACCGGAGCAGTACGCGTCCGGCGACTGGGGCCCGGACTCGGCGCACGAGATGCTCGCCCGCGACGGACGTGCCTGGAGGCGGCCATGA
- a CDS encoding isocitrate lyase/PEP mutase family protein → MTFRELHAGQFVMPNAWDAGSAVLLAAAGFPAIASTSAGIAFSLAKGDHTLPDGAPAVSRDEMFARVRQIAEAVDVPVNGDLEDGYGAAPSQVAGTIGLAREAGLAGGNIEDYDGRELYDASLAVERIVAAREAAGPSFVLTARTDGQLLRTPVPLADSIDRANRFRTAGADCLYVPGVNDLDTIRTLVQEIDGPLNVVIGLGTSTLTVAELQSVGVTRISLGGSIARAALGFIRRSAEELATHGTITFAADQIPQADLNQLFARSSKGER, encoded by the coding sequence ATGACGTTCCGTGAGTTGCATGCCGGCCAGTTCGTGATGCCGAACGCGTGGGACGCCGGTAGCGCGGTGCTGCTCGCAGCAGCCGGGTTCCCGGCGATCGCGTCGACCAGTGCGGGGATCGCGTTCTCGCTGGCGAAGGGCGATCACACGCTGCCGGACGGAGCACCGGCGGTGTCCCGGGACGAGATGTTCGCGCGCGTCCGGCAGATCGCCGAGGCCGTCGACGTACCGGTGAACGGCGACCTCGAGGACGGGTACGGCGCCGCGCCGTCGCAGGTCGCCGGCACGATCGGGCTGGCGCGCGAGGCCGGGCTGGCGGGCGGGAACATCGAGGACTACGACGGGCGGGAGCTGTACGACGCTTCGCTCGCGGTGGAACGGATCGTCGCGGCCCGGGAGGCGGCCGGCCCGTCGTTCGTACTGACGGCCCGCACCGACGGGCAGTTGCTGCGTACGCCGGTTCCGCTGGCCGACTCGATCGACCGCGCGAACCGCTTCCGTACGGCGGGCGCCGACTGCCTGTACGTACCGGGTGTCAACGACCTGGACACGATCCGCACGCTGGTGCAGGAGATCGACGGTCCGCTCAACGTCGTGATCGGCCTTGGTACGTCGACGTTGACCGTCGCCGAGCTGCAGTCCGTCGGCGTCACGCGGATCAGCCTCGGCGGATCCATCGCTCGCGCCGCCCTGGGCTTCATCCGGCGCAGCGCCGAGGAACTGGCCACGCACGGCACGATCACCTTCGCCGCCGACCAGATCCCACAGGCTGACCTGAACCAGCTCTTTGCGCGCTCGTCCAAGGGCGAGCGCTGA
- a CDS encoding TrmH family RNA methyltransferase, whose amino-acid sequence MTLVSVEDAGDPRLADYVQLREVNLRRLLEEEHGLFIAEGDKVIRRAADAGFEPRSFLLAPRWLDSLQDVLEKWPDKPVYLVSEELAEQVTGFHVHRGALASYKRQAAVPLPNLLTNGVRRIAIFDDIVDHTNVGAGFRAAAALGVGLVLVTPTCADPLYRRSIKVSMGTVFQVPWTRLQSWPGDLELLQQHGYVAAAMALTDDSITLDDLAARKDGKLALIFGTEGHGLKPNVLRQADLTVRIPMAGGVDSLNVASSAAVAFYATR is encoded by the coding sequence GTGACGCTGGTTTCGGTCGAGGACGCGGGGGACCCGCGGCTCGCGGACTACGTGCAGTTGCGGGAGGTGAATCTGCGGCGGTTGCTCGAGGAGGAGCACGGGCTGTTCATCGCCGAGGGGGACAAGGTGATCCGGCGGGCGGCCGATGCCGGGTTCGAGCCGCGGTCGTTCCTGCTGGCGCCGCGCTGGCTCGACTCCTTGCAGGATGTGCTGGAGAAGTGGCCGGACAAGCCCGTGTACCTCGTCTCGGAGGAGCTGGCCGAGCAGGTCACCGGGTTCCACGTGCACCGCGGCGCGCTGGCGTCGTACAAGCGGCAGGCCGCCGTACCGCTCCCGAACCTGCTGACGAACGGCGTCCGCCGGATCGCGATCTTCGACGATATCGTTGACCACACCAACGTCGGCGCCGGCTTCCGCGCCGCGGCCGCGCTCGGCGTCGGGCTCGTCCTGGTGACACCGACCTGTGCCGACCCGCTGTACCGGCGGTCGATCAAGGTGTCGATGGGGACCGTCTTCCAGGTCCCGTGGACCCGCCTGCAGAGTTGGCCGGGCGACCTGGAGCTCCTGCAGCAGCACGGGTACGTCGCCGCTGCGATGGCGCTCACAGACGACTCGATCACGCTCGACGACCTCGCCGCCCGCAAGGACGGCAAGCTCGCGCTGATCTTCGGCACCGAAGGCCACGGCCTGAAACCCAACGTCCTCCGCCAGGCCGACCTCACTGTCCGGATCCCGATGGCCGGCGGCGTCGACTCCCTCAACGTCGCCTCCTCCGCCGCGGTCGCGTTCTACGCGACCAGGTAG
- a CDS encoding (R)-mandelonitrile lyase produces MEKNVPSATVKTPAANFAGDVYLNPVFDGDGTSHLVCGLVRFTPGARTNWHSHANGQLLVCTDGTGLVGTRDGTTVVLRAGESVWTPAGEEHFHGGTTQTMMCHYAILDASGDSEATTWLEPVTDEQYAAAHTAAGVHA; encoded by the coding sequence ATGGAGAAGAACGTACCGAGTGCGACCGTGAAGACGCCGGCGGCGAACTTCGCCGGCGACGTGTACCTGAACCCGGTGTTCGACGGCGACGGCACCTCGCACCTGGTCTGCGGGCTGGTCCGGTTCACCCCGGGTGCGCGCACCAACTGGCATTCCCACGCCAACGGTCAGCTGCTGGTGTGCACCGACGGGACAGGGCTGGTCGGCACCCGGGACGGCACCACCGTGGTGCTGCGCGCCGGCGAGAGCGTGTGGACCCCTGCCGGGGAAGAGCACTTCCACGGTGGTACGACGCAGACCATGATGTGCCACTACGCCATCCTCGACGCCTCCGGCGACTCCGAAGCGACCACGTGGCTGGAACCGGTCACCGACGAGCAGTACGCGGCCGCCCACACCGCGGCGGGGGTGCACGCCTGA
- a CDS encoding carboxymuconolactone decarboxylase family protein: protein MAISDNAKRNHSELFGDRASTLARTDPELIEYFENFAFDETLADAGALDESLELRTRLLVQLAATLAVGGLGEFRVLAAAAIERGGVSPVELKELVYQATASVGRGGLDLPSRELITFAMLAGLGGADPQLRGHVGGNLAVGNTPAQLLAVLTVLVPFIGYPRTLNALAAVDEVAPSGYLVA, encoded by the coding sequence ATGGCGATCAGCGACAACGCCAAGCGCAACCACAGCGAGCTCTTCGGCGACCGGGCCTCGACGCTGGCCAGGACGGACCCGGAGCTGATCGAGTACTTCGAGAACTTCGCCTTCGACGAGACCCTGGCGGACGCGGGCGCCCTGGACGAGAGCCTCGAGTTGCGGACCCGGCTGCTGGTGCAACTGGCCGCGACGCTGGCCGTGGGCGGGCTGGGCGAGTTTCGCGTCCTCGCCGCCGCGGCGATCGAGCGCGGCGGCGTCAGCCCGGTGGAGTTGAAGGAGCTCGTCTACCAGGCGACGGCGTCCGTCGGACGAGGCGGCCTCGACCTGCCCTCCCGGGAGCTGATCACGTTCGCGATGCTCGCCGGCCTCGGCGGCGCGGACCCTCAGCTCAGGGGACACGTCGGCGGAAACCTTGCCGTCGGCAACACCCCCGCCCAACTGCTCGCCGTACTCACCGTGCTCGTGCCGTTCATCGGCTACCCCCGCACCCTCAACGCCCTCGCCGCCGTCGACGAGGTCGCACCGAGTGGCTACCTGGTCGCGTAG
- the def gene encoding peptide deformylase, with amino-acid sequence MSTLPQDGSVRPITRWGEDVMHRVNQPVTDFGDELQKLVADMVATMNAAEGVGLAANQVGVDLQLFVFDCPDKDGNHVQGVVCNPKLEVPEGKDRNLDEGDEGCLSLPGAFTKCARPDYAKVTGVDHHNQPVTYEGNGLLARCLQHETDHTQGMVFGDRLSRKYRKRLFAEAEEFAPDYPADWPVSPMIDHDHDDEHQHDETPAT; translated from the coding sequence ATGTCTACGTTGCCTCAGGACGGTTCGGTGCGGCCCATCACCCGGTGGGGTGAGGACGTCATGCATCGGGTCAATCAGCCTGTCACCGACTTCGGGGACGAGCTGCAGAAGCTGGTCGCCGACATGGTCGCGACGATGAACGCGGCCGAAGGCGTCGGCCTGGCGGCGAACCAGGTGGGTGTGGATCTGCAGCTGTTCGTGTTCGACTGCCCGGACAAGGACGGCAACCACGTCCAGGGCGTCGTGTGCAACCCGAAGCTCGAGGTTCCGGAAGGCAAGGACCGGAACCTCGACGAGGGCGACGAGGGCTGCCTGTCGCTGCCCGGTGCGTTCACCAAGTGCGCCCGCCCCGACTACGCCAAGGTCACCGGCGTCGACCACCACAACCAGCCCGTCACGTATGAGGGCAATGGCCTGCTCGCGCGCTGCCTGCAGCACGAGACCGACCACACGCAGGGCATGGTCTTCGGCGACCGCCTCTCTCGCAAGTACCGCAAACGCCTCTTCGCCGAGGCCGAGGAGTTCGCCCCCGACTACCCGGCCGACTGGCCGGTCTCCCCCATGATCGACCACGACCACGACGACGAGCACCAGCACGACGAGACTCCCGCCACCTGA
- a CDS encoding winged helix-turn-helix transcriptional regulator, with protein sequence MEPRFFADCQARVAADLISGRWPMVVLYSLAHGPARPGELRRQIGGISQKVLTETLRRLEHNGLVERRRYAEAPPRVEYSLTTAGTDLLVPIRALGDWAAAYADQLPTEDRDHRTYPEGPPQRRIGSPP encoded by the coding sequence GTGGAACCGAGATTCTTCGCCGACTGCCAGGCGCGGGTCGCCGCCGACCTGATCAGCGGGCGCTGGCCGATGGTCGTCCTGTACTCGCTCGCCCACGGCCCCGCCCGCCCCGGCGAACTCCGCCGGCAGATCGGCGGCATCAGCCAGAAGGTCCTCACCGAGACCCTCCGCCGGCTGGAGCACAACGGCCTGGTCGAACGCCGCCGGTACGCCGAGGCACCGCCGCGGGTCGAGTACTCGCTGACCACCGCCGGCACCGACCTGCTGGTCCCGATCCGCGCCCTCGGCGACTGGGCCGCCGCGTACGCCGACCAGCTCCCGACCGAGGACCGAGACCACCGGACCTATCCGGAGGGTCCTCCGCAACGCCGGATAGGATCTCCACCATGA